One Streptomyces sp. V4I8 genomic window carries:
- a CDS encoding ABC transporter permease, with protein sequence MSTATQTESKELAPVSAESLAALLVSGERPPRPSAWSASMTFGWRAILKIKHVPEQLFDVTAFPIMMVLMYTYLFGGALAGSPKEYIQFLLPGILVMSVVMITMYTGVSVNTDIEKGVFDRFRSLPIWRPSTMVGYLLGDALRYTIASVVMLTVGIILGYRPDGGVGGVLAGIALLVAFSFAFSWIWTMFGLMLRSEKSVMGVSMMVIFPLTFLSNVFVDPKTMPGWLQAFVNNSPITHLSSAVRGVMAGDWPADEIAWSLGWAGLFVAVFGPITMRLYNRK encoded by the coding sequence ATGAGCACCGCGACGCAGACCGAGAGCAAGGAACTCGCCCCCGTCAGCGCCGAGTCGCTCGCCGCGCTGCTGGTCTCCGGGGAACGACCGCCGCGGCCCAGCGCCTGGTCGGCCTCCATGACCTTCGGCTGGCGGGCGATCCTGAAGATCAAGCATGTACCGGAGCAGCTCTTCGACGTCACCGCGTTCCCGATCATGATGGTGCTGATGTACACGTACCTGTTCGGGGGTGCGCTCGCCGGGTCCCCGAAGGAGTACATCCAGTTCCTGCTGCCGGGCATCCTGGTGATGTCGGTCGTGATGATCACGATGTACACCGGTGTCTCGGTGAACACCGACATCGAGAAGGGCGTCTTCGACCGCTTCCGTTCGCTGCCGATCTGGCGGCCGTCGACCATGGTCGGCTATCTGCTGGGCGACGCCCTGCGCTACACCATCGCGTCCGTCGTGATGCTCACCGTCGGCATCATCCTGGGCTACCGCCCGGACGGCGGGGTCGGCGGAGTGCTCGCCGGGATCGCGCTGCTGGTCGCCTTTTCGTTCGCGTTCTCGTGGATCTGGACGATGTTCGGGCTGATGCTGCGCTCCGAGAAGTCGGTCATGGGCGTCAGCATGATGGTGATCTTCCCGCTCACCTTCCTGTCCAACGTGTTCGTCGACCCGAAGACCATGCCGGGCTGGCTCCAGGCCTTCGTCAACAACAGCCCGATCACCCATCTGTCCTCGGCCGTCCGCGGGGTGATGGCGGGTGACTGGCCGGCGGACGAGATCGCCTGGTCGCTGGGCTGGGCGGGGTTGTTCGTGGCGGTCTTCGGGCCGATCACGATGCGGCTGTACAACCGCAAGTAG
- a CDS encoding TrkA family potassium uptake protein → MFHVKLPGQDAIARQADERVATYRVKLPKKIVEHPFRQVARRVLLALTLLVVTALIVYADHEGYNDNSDGSVDLLDAFYYATVSLSTTGYGDITPVSDAARLTNIFVITPMRVLFLIILVGTTLEVLTERTREEWRLNRWRSTLRDHTVVVGFGTKGRSAIQTVCATGLRKDQVIVVDPSSKVIEAAVADGYAGVTGDATRSEVLKRAEVHKARKIIIATQRDDTAVLVTLTARQLNRGAKIVAAVREEENAPLLKQSGADAVITSASAAGRLLGLSVLSPAAGMVLEDLIQQGSGLDIVERPVIKAEVGRKPREMDDLVVSVLRGHRVLGYDDPAVGTLELTDRLITIVRATPGSQVAPDERRLPPGVKPMTPPGG, encoded by the coding sequence GTGTTTCACGTGAAACTTCCGGGCCAGGACGCGATCGCCCGTCAGGCGGACGAGAGGGTCGCGACCTATCGGGTGAAGCTCCCGAAGAAGATCGTGGAGCATCCGTTCCGTCAGGTGGCCAGGCGGGTTCTGCTGGCCCTGACCCTGCTCGTGGTGACGGCCTTGATCGTCTACGCCGACCACGAGGGCTACAACGACAACTCCGACGGTTCCGTCGACCTCCTCGACGCGTTCTACTACGCGACCGTCAGCCTCTCCACCACCGGATACGGCGACATCACCCCGGTCAGTGACGCCGCCCGGCTCACCAACATCTTCGTCATCACGCCCATGCGAGTGCTGTTCCTGATCATCCTGGTCGGCACCACGCTCGAGGTCCTCACCGAACGGACCCGCGAGGAATGGCGTCTGAACCGCTGGAGGTCCACCTTGCGCGACCACACCGTCGTCGTCGGCTTCGGTACGAAGGGGCGATCGGCGATTCAGACCGTCTGTGCGACGGGCCTGAGGAAGGACCAGGTCATCGTGGTCGACCCGAGTTCCAAGGTGATCGAGGCGGCCGTCGCGGACGGGTACGCCGGGGTCACGGGGGACGCGACGCGCAGCGAGGTCCTGAAGCGGGCCGAGGTGCACAAGGCACGGAAGATCATCATCGCGACCCAGCGGGACGACACCGCCGTCCTGGTGACGCTGACGGCCCGGCAGCTCAACCGCGGCGCGAAGATCGTGGCCGCGGTGCGCGAGGAGGAGAACGCCCCGCTGCTGAAGCAGTCCGGCGCCGACGCGGTCATCACCAGCGCCAGCGCGGCCGGACGGCTGCTCGGCCTCTCCGTGCTCAGCCCCGCCGCCGGCATGGTCCTGGAGGACCTGATCCAGCAGGGCAGCGGGCTCGACATCGTCGAACGGCCGGTCATAAAGGCCGAGGTGGGCAGGAAGCCGCGGGAGATGGACGACCTGGTGGTGAGCGTCCTGCGCGGGCACCGTGTGCTCGGATACGACGATCCGGCCGTCGGGACACTGGAGTTGACGGACCGGCTCATCACCATCGTGCGGGCGACGCCGGGCAGTCAGGTCGCACCTGATGAACGGCGGCTGCCCCCGGGGGTGAAGCCCATGACGCCCCCGGGGGGATGA